The following coding sequences are from one Leptolyngbya sp. NIES-3755 window:
- a CDS encoding hypothetical protein (similar to AA sequence:cyanobase_aa:AM1_2824), protein MNLPALNCFSKVFLTASLVTLTAWITTGAEQSQARSNDSSKDLANGIYLYGQVEQPNQISKGYVVFQNIDGQVVGAFYYPRSEFQCFQGNLDDRTLDIQTLSTESTQVDRSTAELSNFHRIPVSDNDRRILSMCQQEAQTTANSSR, encoded by the coding sequence ATGAATCTACCTGCATTAAATTGCTTTAGCAAAGTATTTTTAACAGCTAGCTTAGTCACTTTGACCGCTTGGATAACTACGGGTGCAGAACAATCTCAAGCCCGGTCAAACGACTCTTCTAAGGATCTAGCCAATGGCATCTACCTGTATGGACAGGTTGAGCAACCGAATCAAATCTCAAAAGGGTACGTTGTCTTTCAAAATATTGACGGTCAAGTGGTCGGCGCATTCTACTATCCCAGATCTGAGTTTCAATGCTTTCAAGGGAATTTAGACGATCGCACACTGGATATTCAGACCCTTTCAACCGAAAGTACTCAGGTTGATCGCAGTACCGCAGAACTGAGCAATTTTCACAGAATCCCAGTCAGTGACAACGATCGTAGAATCCTCTCAATGTGTCAGCAAGAAGCTCAAACCACTGCAAATTCGTCGCGCTAA
- a CDS encoding PAS/PAC Sensor Hybrid histidine kinase (similar to AA sequence:cyanobase_aa:Ava_1716), with the protein MINFPRSQLQRFGITVLVLGNGLGLVFLLQQTFALTAYPLLYAIVAVSAYLGSARTGLLATLFCTIAASTVLNESTDQAIAFGWLDSMRLAVFVLITVLFNLHRIRGRIPQQQRNRQFVQQQKDESFALLNAFLSSAPVGFAFLNCDRRYVSINDALAATHNLSIADHIGRTVWETLTPELAETVDQKLKEVLDTKQAIVNQETSDQKTYWLSTYFPVCSGSGELLGIGATILDITERKRNRSALSEALQRINSHVENTPLAIVEWDRDFRVIRWSGQAEAIFGWTADEVLGKHPQEWSFVPQPDQATVQAVMKRLINGDEQRNALQNRNYCKDGSTIVCEWYNSALFDQTGQIESVLSLVLDVTTRVQLQAEQQRVIQLEQAARAEAEQANRLKDEFLAVLSHELRSPLNPILGWSKLLQTKRLSEARSQEALVTIERNARLQAQLIEDLLDVSRIFRDKLPLKLFPVKLEFIVSAALETVRLTADGKAIQIETIVSPNVGQVLGDSARLQQVVWNLLSNAVKFTPERGRVTIRLDRIGSEIQLQVIDTGKGIKPEFLPYVFEYFRQEDGSTTRNFGGLGLGLALVHHIVDQHGGRVWAESAGEGQGATFIMRLPRLARECPPVDPPVQASLSQQLEAEPLIGLQILAIDNDPTMLTFVSVALRQAGANVIEAHSAVEAIEALQNCQPDLILSDVGMPNYDGYALIQHIRSIEVVPHLQSVPGSVRHIPAIALTAYAGEDNQQQAIESGFQAHLAKPVDPEQLIAAIVKLCTKSSSST; encoded by the coding sequence ATGATCAATTTTCCTCGCTCTCAACTTCAGCGTTTTGGTATCACAGTACTGGTGCTTGGTAACGGGCTAGGACTGGTCTTTTTACTCCAGCAAACTTTTGCTCTGACAGCTTATCCGTTGTTGTACGCGATCGTTGCGGTCAGTGCATATTTAGGGAGTGCGAGAACGGGATTACTGGCGACGTTGTTCTGTACGATTGCCGCAAGCACCGTGTTGAACGAATCGACCGATCAAGCGATCGCGTTTGGTTGGCTTGATTCGATGCGACTCGCTGTGTTCGTGCTGATCACTGTTCTATTTAACCTGCATCGAATCAGAGGTAGAATCCCTCAACAACAGCGCAATCGACAGTTTGTTCAGCAACAGAAGGATGAATCATTCGCGTTACTAAATGCGTTTCTAAGCAGTGCGCCTGTTGGATTTGCCTTTCTAAATTGCGATCGACGTTATGTTTCGATCAATGACGCACTCGCCGCTACACACAATCTATCGATCGCAGATCACATCGGAAGAACGGTTTGGGAGACCTTGACTCCTGAACTTGCAGAAACCGTGGATCAGAAGTTGAAAGAGGTGCTTGACACCAAACAAGCGATCGTCAATCAAGAAACATCAGATCAAAAAACGTACTGGTTATCGACTTATTTTCCGGTTTGTTCTGGGTCAGGGGAACTGTTAGGAATTGGTGCGACCATTTTAGATATTACAGAACGCAAGCGTAATCGGAGTGCGCTTTCTGAAGCGTTGCAGAGAATCAATTCTCATGTAGAAAACACGCCACTTGCGATCGTGGAATGGGATCGAGATTTTCGAGTGATTCGCTGGTCTGGACAAGCAGAAGCGATCTTCGGTTGGACAGCAGATGAAGTGTTGGGGAAACATCCGCAAGAGTGGAGCTTTGTGCCCCAACCGGATCAAGCAACTGTTCAAGCTGTGATGAAGCGCTTAATCAACGGAGATGAACAACGCAACGCGCTACAGAATCGGAACTATTGCAAAGATGGAAGCACGATCGTTTGTGAATGGTACAATTCTGCTCTATTTGACCAAACAGGGCAAATTGAATCGGTGCTGTCTTTAGTTTTAGATGTCACCACTCGCGTTCAACTCCAAGCTGAGCAGCAGCGGGTTATCCAACTCGAACAAGCTGCACGAGCAGAAGCCGAACAAGCGAATCGACTCAAAGACGAATTTCTCGCGGTTTTATCACATGAATTGCGTTCTCCGCTCAATCCAATTCTAGGATGGTCGAAGTTACTACAAACAAAACGGCTTTCAGAAGCGCGATCGCAAGAAGCACTGGTGACGATCGAGCGCAATGCTCGATTACAAGCACAACTGATCGAAGATTTGCTCGATGTCTCTCGAATTTTTCGCGACAAACTTCCGCTCAAGCTGTTTCCGGTCAAGTTAGAGTTTATTGTTTCGGCTGCATTAGAAACTGTGCGATTAACCGCAGATGGGAAAGCGATTCAGATTGAAACGATCGTTTCTCCAAATGTTGGACAAGTTTTAGGGGATAGTGCGCGATTGCAGCAAGTCGTCTGGAATTTGCTCTCGAATGCCGTCAAATTTACACCAGAGCGAGGACGAGTCACGATTCGACTCGATCGTATTGGGTCAGAGATTCAACTCCAAGTCATTGACACCGGGAAGGGCATTAAACCAGAGTTTCTGCCATACGTATTTGAGTACTTTCGCCAAGAAGACGGGAGTACCACGCGCAATTTTGGCGGGTTGGGATTAGGGCTAGCTCTCGTGCATCACATCGTTGATCAACATGGAGGGCGAGTTTGGGCAGAAAGCGCAGGAGAAGGACAGGGTGCAACATTTATCATGCGATTGCCGCGATTAGCAAGAGAATGTCCACCTGTTGATCCTCCTGTTCAAGCCTCTTTGAGTCAGCAACTCGAAGCAGAACCTTTGATCGGATTGCAGATTTTAGCGATCGACAATGATCCAACAATGCTCACCTTTGTCAGTGTGGCTTTACGACAAGCTGGGGCAAATGTGATCGAAGCACACTCAGCCGTAGAAGCTATAGAAGCATTACAGAATTGTCAGCCTGACTTGATTCTGAGTGATGTTGGGATGCCGAACTATGATGGTTATGCTTTGATTCAGCACATTCGCTCGATTGAAGTAGTCCCACATCTTCAATCAGTACCAGGATCGGTGCGTCATATTCCTGCGATCGCACTAACCGCTTATGCAGGGGAAGATAATCAGCAACAAGCGATCGAATCAGGATTTCAAGCCCATCTTGCGAAACCTGTTGATCCGGAGCAGTTAATTGCAGCAATCGTCAAACTTTGCACGAAATCAAGCTCCTCGACTTAA
- a CDS encoding hypothetical protein (hypothetical protein MicvaDRAFT_3853;~similar to AA sequence:cyanobase_aa:LBDG_48240) produces MAFHYQSIVPWGRSFEEYQRMFALTADDLNLRIIGCADGPASFNAHLAKSGRRVVSCDPLYQFSAQQIQERIDLTYENVISQTRTNQAKFVWTDIKSPDELGNVRRAAMQVFLADYEQGKAEGRYVVGELPDLPFERATFDLALCSHFLFLYSDELSLTFHQQSIEAMCTVAHEARIFPLLTYNAEKSPHVEPLLERLAQAGYKVAIERVQYEFQRGGNEMLKVMPSAASGDLYCKRFQ; encoded by the coding sequence ATGGCTTTTCACTATCAATCGATTGTTCCTTGGGGGCGCTCATTTGAAGAATATCAGCGAATGTTTGCGCTGACTGCTGATGATTTGAATCTCAGAATCATCGGATGTGCAGATGGTCCAGCTAGTTTTAACGCGCACCTAGCCAAATCCGGTCGTCGCGTCGTTTCTTGTGATCCGCTCTATCAATTCAGTGCCCAGCAAATTCAAGAGCGGATTGATCTGACTTATGAAAACGTGATCAGTCAAACTCGCACCAATCAAGCCAAATTCGTCTGGACTGACATCAAATCGCCTGATGAACTCGGCAACGTTCGCAGGGCTGCCATGCAGGTGTTCTTAGCTGATTACGAGCAAGGAAAAGCAGAAGGTCGCTATGTTGTCGGGGAATTGCCCGATTTACCATTTGAACGTGCCACCTTTGATCTAGCTCTGTGTTCGCATTTTCTGTTCTTGTACTCAGATGAGCTATCGCTCACGTTTCATCAACAGTCGATCGAAGCGATGTGTACTGTCGCCCACGAAGCCCGAATATTTCCATTACTGACCTATAATGCAGAGAAATCGCCTCATGTCGAACCGCTGCTGGAAAGATTGGCTCAAGCGGGCTACAAAGTTGCGATCGAGCGCGTCCAGTATGAATTTCAGCGTGGGGGTAACGAAATGCTAAAAGTAATGCCTAGTGCAGCTTCAGGAGACCTTTATTGCAAGCGGTTCCAGTAA
- a CDS encoding RNA polymerase sigma-24 subunit (ab initio prediction:Prodigal:2.6;~similar to AA sequence:cyanobase_aa:AM1_2580), translating into MTIEPASDDLTLIKRIAQQDQAAMSELYDRYVSTLYAVAFKTLGSAQESEEVVLDVFAQVWRTAIRFDAAKTQVDTWLFIIVRSHTLARLRTMQQTEKAAIAAEPSNPTGNDPIEDVLISERRDQIQSAIAQLSAEQRQVIELAHYNGLSHAQIADQLGLPLGTVKTRIRLGLNRLRMTLNTWKPD; encoded by the coding sequence ATGACGATCGAGCCAGCTTCCGATGATCTCACTTTAATCAAACGCATTGCTCAGCAGGATCAAGCCGCAATGTCAGAACTGTACGATCGCTATGTTTCTACACTTTATGCTGTCGCGTTTAAAACATTGGGGTCAGCCCAAGAAAGTGAAGAAGTGGTGTTAGATGTGTTTGCTCAAGTCTGGCGAACGGCAATTCGCTTTGATGCCGCCAAAACTCAGGTCGATACTTGGCTATTTATCATCGTTCGGAGTCATACATTGGCTCGATTGCGAACCATGCAGCAGACGGAAAAAGCCGCGATCGCTGCCGAACCTTCTAATCCAACTGGAAACGACCCGATCGAAGATGTACTGATTTCAGAACGGCGGGATCAGATTCAAAGTGCGATCGCCCAACTGTCAGCCGAACAGCGTCAAGTGATTGAACTGGCTCACTACAACGGACTATCTCATGCTCAAATTGCGGATCAGCTAGGACTCCCACTTGGGACTGTGAAAACCCGAATTCGACTCGGCTTAAATCGACTGAGAATGACACTGAACACCTGGAAGCCAGACTAA
- a CDS encoding hypothetical protein (similar to AA sequence:cyanobase_aa:LBDG_10510), producing the protein MTQHINAQQLRQQYENGDREFSNVDLAEADLTGMNLSAVVLAGANLEGAILRNVNLTNADLSSTDLSGADLTGADLTGANLNNAMLEGTILEGALLDRADLSQADLRVANLVQATLTQADLNQADLSGTNLESADLTEADLAHAELDRANLTDAALEDANLSDANLKDATLKGTILEGDNPELVT; encoded by the coding sequence ATGACACAGCACATTAACGCTCAGCAACTACGACAACAGTATGAAAATGGCGATCGCGAATTTAGTAATGTTGATTTAGCAGAAGCAGATTTAACGGGAATGAATCTGAGCGCTGTAGTCTTGGCTGGCGCAAACTTGGAGGGAGCAATTCTGCGAAATGTAAACCTAACTAATGCTGATTTGAGCAGCACAGATTTGAGTGGGGCGGATCTAACTGGCGCAGATTTGACTGGAGCGAATCTAAACAACGCCATGTTGGAAGGCACGATTTTAGAGGGTGCATTGCTCGATCGTGCGGATCTCAGTCAAGCCGATCTCAGAGTTGCAAATTTAGTTCAAGCAACCCTTACCCAAGCAGATTTGAATCAAGCAGACCTTAGTGGCACAAATCTAGAATCTGCGGACTTGACCGAAGCCGATCTTGCTCATGCTGAACTCGATCGAGCAAACCTGACCGATGCTGCTTTAGAAGATGCAAATTTGAGTGATGCCAATCTCAAAGATGCTACCCTCAAAGGCACAATCCTAGAGGGTGATAACCCTGAGCTTGTAACTTGA
- a CDS encoding RNA polymerase sigma factor (similar to AA sequence:cyanobase_aa:LBDG_36660), with protein MSEFSSNTRELLSEQTDAALYQALQAGHGEALGILYDRHAGLVYGLALKILTNPQEAEDLTQDIFLNLARSTSYDAHRGSLRTFLAILTRSRARDRMRSRSAARSLLDRFRSTHSPETASESLFEEVLQTERSQKLQSALAQLSEHEQQILRFAYFDGLSQSEIAQRLNIPLGTVKTKTRRSLLKLRQTLTDSLR; from the coding sequence ATGTCTGAATTTTCTAGCAATACACGTGAGCTTCTCTCTGAGCAGACAGATGCAGCATTATATCAAGCTTTACAGGCAGGACACGGAGAAGCACTCGGTATCTTATACGATCGTCATGCTGGATTAGTATACGGGTTAGCTCTTAAAATTCTCACGAATCCTCAAGAAGCCGAAGATTTGACCCAAGATATTTTTCTCAATCTTGCAAGATCAACCTCGTATGATGCCCACCGGGGTTCTCTGAGAACATTTTTAGCTATTTTGACTCGATCGCGGGCGAGAGATCGGATGAGATCGCGCAGTGCAGCCCGTTCGCTTCTTGATCGATTTCGCTCGACTCATAGCCCTGAAACCGCCTCTGAATCTCTGTTTGAGGAAGTCTTGCAAACTGAGCGATCGCAAAAACTTCAAAGCGCTCTCGCGCAATTATCAGAGCATGAGCAGCAAATTTTGCGGTTCGCTTACTTCGACGGTCTAAGCCAGTCAGAAATCGCTCAACGGTTAAACATTCCGCTGGGCACGGTGAAAACAAAAACACGGCGCAGTCTGCTCAAATTGCGGCAAACCCTTACTGATTCCCTGAGATAA
- a CDS encoding hypothetical protein (hypothetical protein CYB_1179;~similar to AA sequence:cyanobase_aa:LBDG_36670), translating to MNGSLASEHIQLLIAGYVLGDLDPDEAAKFQQLLIDYPTIAQEVDRMQEVLELTDDVPEVQPPAHLRSKILAAQTSPPIRLPRRSFSWSRVANVAAAIVIAALAINNYRLSQELQMSQMETQQLATLVYSLQATAEGNAASATVKVDPNRLEAVLTVQNLPPLPPGKVYALWTVVSEDAPVTSDDKSAILTDVFNVDAQGNASQSMLVPKVYRSANLVSKIAVTIEDAAAPQNHRGKPVLITKL from the coding sequence ATGAATGGGTCGTTAGCTTCAGAACATATACAACTCCTGATCGCAGGGTATGTCTTAGGCGATCTTGATCCGGATGAAGCGGCAAAATTTCAACAGCTATTGATCGACTACCCTACGATCGCGCAGGAAGTCGATCGAATGCAAGAAGTACTAGAACTAACTGATGATGTACCTGAAGTTCAGCCCCCTGCACACCTTCGTTCCAAAATTCTAGCTGCCCAAACTTCGCCGCCAATTAGACTGCCTCGTCGATCGTTCTCGTGGAGTCGAGTAGCCAATGTAGCGGCAGCGATAGTTATTGCAGCTTTAGCAATTAATAACTATCGCTTGTCACAAGAACTTCAAATGTCGCAGATGGAGACTCAGCAATTAGCTACACTCGTTTATTCTCTACAAGCAACAGCCGAGGGAAATGCTGCTTCTGCAACCGTTAAGGTTGATCCGAATCGTTTAGAAGCAGTCCTGACCGTTCAGAATTTACCCCCTTTACCACCGGGGAAAGTTTACGCGCTCTGGACAGTGGTGAGTGAGGATGCTCCAGTAACGAGCGATGATAAAAGCGCAATCCTTACGGATGTCTTTAATGTGGATGCTCAAGGAAATGCTTCGCAGTCGATGCTTGTTCCAAAAGTCTATCGCTCTGCAAATTTGGTGTCAAAAATAGCAGTCACGATCGAGGATGCTGCTGCGCCACAGAATCATCGAGGTAAGCCTGTTTTGATCACAAAATTGTAA
- a CDS encoding anti-ECFsigma factor, ChrR (similar to AA sequence:cyanobase_aa:Cyan7425_3257), translating to MNTENRCFCELAPLYALNLLTEEERVWVEQQAAASPELMAELSELQSTVGAISYSVPVVPVPPDLKNRLFERINQPTPEPAPVSARQETEIRRLAQSATPQESRPNRWRSFRQQNGAIAASLLLGATAIGSLILGIENYRLRQTVQANQSIIETLKQPNTNFYVLRGTEKAVEASGKVVIDPRQDTFIVLVQNLPDLPQNQAYRLWAISQGKTQPNYCGQFTSREAAIGYRSSLQPGCDSPAAQLLITAESATAPPIPAGPLLMKSLL from the coding sequence ATGAACACTGAAAACCGCTGCTTTTGCGAACTTGCTCCGCTCTACGCCCTTAACCTTCTAACCGAGGAAGAACGAGTTTGGGTAGAGCAACAAGCGGCTGCGTCTCCAGAGTTAATGGCTGAGTTATCAGAACTTCAGTCAACTGTTGGGGCAATTTCTTATAGTGTTCCAGTTGTACCTGTGCCCCCAGACTTAAAAAATCGCTTGTTTGAACGGATCAATCAGCCGACTCCCGAACCTGCTCCGGTCAGTGCAAGACAAGAGACTGAAATTAGGCGTTTAGCACAAAGCGCAACCCCGCAGGAATCGCGTCCCAACCGCTGGCGATCGTTTCGGCAGCAGAATGGTGCAATTGCAGCATCCCTGTTACTTGGAGCTACTGCGATCGGGAGTCTGATTTTAGGAATAGAAAATTACCGTTTACGGCAGACAGTTCAAGCAAACCAAAGCATTATCGAAACTTTGAAACAGCCCAACACAAATTTCTATGTGCTGCGGGGAACTGAGAAGGCAGTAGAGGCTTCGGGTAAGGTTGTGATTGACCCGCGCCAAGATACATTTATAGTATTAGTGCAGAATTTGCCTGATCTACCGCAAAATCAAGCTTATCGGCTCTGGGCAATTTCTCAGGGCAAAACTCAACCGAATTACTGTGGACAGTTTACGAGCCGTGAAGCCGCGATCGGATATCGATCGTCGTTACAGCCAGGGTGTGATAGTCCTGCGGCTCAGCTTTTGATTACAGCGGAATCAGCAACGGCTCCTCCGATTCCAGCAGGTCCGCTTCTGATGAAGAGCCTGCTTTGA
- a CDS encoding hypothetical protein (similar to AA sequence:cyanobase_aa:LBDG_57090) — protein MAHSSFFALKLFAAVGCGLIAGVFFAFSTFVMQALAQQPPPTAIATMQSINITVINPWFMTAFLGTGAACLLLSIVSLLKWQQPSSAYLLIGSLLYLIGTIGVTIGFNVPLNDGLALPLAHAKRVRKAR, from the coding sequence ATGGCTCACTCCTCATTTTTTGCGTTGAAACTATTTGCCGCAGTTGGCTGTGGTCTAATTGCTGGAGTCTTCTTCGCTTTCTCCACCTTCGTCATGCAGGCACTTGCCCAACAACCGCCGCCAACCGCGATCGCGACCATGCAATCAATTAACATTACCGTGATTAATCCCTGGTTCATGACCGCGTTTCTGGGAACAGGTGCAGCGTGTCTTCTACTCAGCATCGTCTCGCTACTGAAATGGCAGCAACCGAGTTCTGCCTACTTGCTGATTGGGAGTTTGCTCTACCTGATTGGAACAATCGGAGTGACGATAGGATTTAATGTACCGTTGAATGATGGATTAGCGCTGCCTTTGGCTCACGCAAAGCGTGTCCGTAAAGCCCGATAG
- a CDS encoding hypothetical protein (similar to AA sequence:cyanobase_aa:LBDG_36650) — MMNTPKHLLRHLVLSAIACLVAVGISTFSQPAYSQQFVTLTTQKLNVASEAIHEAESVLMAQGMESQPMTRYVAVLTKDEVIPMASSSNAFGAAGAVLVGDRLVVRGDFSNLSSSLRDYATDPVSPPNPNITSAVHIHQGEPTANGPFQYALQVTPGMNGMQGRFMGEYTLTSEQLQALSSGKLYVDLHTKQNRAGELRGMFKPY, encoded by the coding sequence ATGATGAACACACCAAAACACCTTCTTCGCCACTTGGTTTTGAGTGCGATCGCTTGTTTAGTTGCTGTCGGTATTTCGACGTTTTCTCAACCCGCTTACAGCCAACAGTTTGTAACCTTGACAACACAAAAGCTCAATGTGGCATCCGAAGCCATCCACGAAGCTGAAAGCGTTTTGATGGCTCAAGGCATGGAGAGCCAACCGATGACCCGCTATGTTGCGGTTCTCACGAAAGATGAGGTCATACCAATGGCTTCGTCTAGCAATGCGTTTGGCGCAGCAGGAGCCGTGTTAGTGGGCGATCGATTGGTTGTCCGAGGCGACTTTAGCAATCTCTCAAGTTCACTACGGGACTATGCAACCGACCCGGTTAGTCCCCCCAATCCAAACATTACTTCAGCGGTGCACATTCACCAAGGCGAACCCACTGCAAACGGTCCATTTCAGTATGCGCTGCAAGTGACTCCGGGTATGAACGGAATGCAAGGGCGATTTATGGGAGAATACACGCTCACGAGCGAGCAACTCCAAGCTCTGTCGAGTGGCAAGCTGTATGTAGACCTTCACACAAAGCAGAATCGAGCGGGTGAATTGCGCGGAATGTTCAAACCTTACTAG
- a CDS encoding hypothetical protein (similar to AA sequence:cyanobase_aa:Npun_R1351): MFARSLFVTFLLGSSIACTPQTIKGSNPDPPSVSPQATPLASQPTPTPSQTTTIQIEGEPQQVPLESIQTPNFSTHFPEDRFAVQRGGGSGEGEGTWFYWKQPDGTINKDAYVQVFFPGAKQSLSQVRQFLVGERGIFNANQWEQVNRGSGDSYAEIAYAPWLRDLILFKPRTNPQNITGTAYLGEIEGRAFYVISHYPREYADGFSPRADVILRNLKGRATGLNSSSQLTLRGIGAVQVGMTVEEAAKASGQPLTRGKPAPSNTCSYVTPSASIPGVNFMVIDDRIARIDVRKSSPMTTLSGAKIGDSEARIKQLYPGQISVTPHKYLPNGHYLTYTPKDAKDRNYRLIFETDGKQVTEFRSGQLPEVTWVEGCS; encoded by the coding sequence ATGTTTGCTCGTTCCTTGTTCGTCACATTTCTACTCGGAAGCTCGATCGCTTGTACGCCTCAGACGATTAAAGGGTCTAATCCAGATCCTCCCTCCGTCAGTCCGCAAGCTACGCCTTTAGCAAGTCAACCTACACCGACACCTTCTCAAACGACTACGATTCAAATTGAAGGTGAGCCTCAGCAAGTCCCGCTTGAGTCGATTCAAACGCCTAACTTTTCAACTCACTTTCCAGAAGATCGCTTTGCAGTTCAGCGCGGCGGGGGGTCAGGGGAAGGTGAGGGGACTTGGTTTTATTGGAAACAACCCGATGGAACGATCAATAAAGATGCTTATGTTCAAGTGTTCTTCCCCGGAGCAAAGCAGTCGCTTAGCCAGGTGCGGCAGTTTCTAGTGGGAGAGCGCGGGATTTTTAATGCAAATCAATGGGAGCAAGTCAATCGCGGTTCAGGCGATTCTTACGCTGAAATCGCTTATGCGCCTTGGTTGCGGGATCTCATTCTATTCAAGCCACGGACTAATCCACAGAACATTACTGGCACGGCTTACCTCGGTGAAATTGAGGGTCGGGCTTTTTATGTCATTTCACATTACCCGCGTGAGTATGCAGATGGATTTTCGCCCAGAGCCGATGTCATTTTAAGAAATCTCAAAGGTAGAGCAACAGGATTGAATAGCAGCTCACAACTGACGCTGAGAGGAATCGGAGCGGTTCAGGTTGGCATGACAGTAGAAGAAGCGGCAAAAGCCTCTGGTCAACCCCTTACAAGAGGCAAGCCTGCACCCAGTAACACTTGCAGTTATGTAACTCCAAGTGCGTCGATTCCGGGGGTGAATTTTATGGTGATTGACGATCGCATTGCTCGGATCGATGTGCGAAAATCGAGTCCAATGACCACTCTTAGCGGAGCTAAAATTGGAGACTCAGAGGCGAGAATCAAACAACTGTATCCAGGACAGATTAGCGTCACTCCACATAAATACCTTCCAAATGGTCATTATCTGACCTATACACCAAAAGACGCAAAAGATAGGAACTATCGCCTGATTTTTGAAACAGATGGAAAGCAAGTGACTGAATTTCGATCTGGGCAATTACCTGAAGTAACCTGGGTTGAAGGATGTAGCTAG